GACACTTACAATTTGGTTCATCCACTAtggagttatatatatatatgttatagcTATGTTCTGTGCTTCTGTTAGGGACTATATCTATAATGAGGAAATAGGAGACCCAAAGTCATCAGCATAACCGCATGCATTAGCATAGATCCAATGGCTGTTGGGATAGACATTCTTCTTTAATGGAGGCCACATACCGGTACACGCAGCATAGAATGACAGCCAGCGTGATTAACCAATAATTATCTCTGATGATTGGAAAGGAAAGTGGATAAAAGTATCAGTGGAAGAAACAGTCAAATTGACTCCATCTCAAGTAGATGTTTAGGCATTAAAAGGGAAGTGTTGACATCACCTACACTGTTTGTAAATACACAGAtcaaagaaatttataattttcttcatAGTTAATTCACCCGCTGTTTGTTTGCCTTTATCTGATGCAACTTATATTGCACAAACACTGGGCATGCTACTTTAACACACAGTTAATGGACTGATCATGTGTGTAGGTACTTTGCTAGCTTACCAATCAAATGGCTCCAGCGTCGTTTTCGCACTACATTTACTATTTACCAGCTACTTGGTCAATACACACTCAGGGCTGTAGCAAGACAAAAAAATCACtttcataatgttttatttctaaTGTCTGTCACTCACACAGTCCAGGTTATTTAGACTGTGGTCTTGCCTAGGTACTTCGCTCGCTCATCAATCAAATGACTCCAGCGTCGTTGCCGCACTATACTATCGCACACACGCTGGGTACATTATCCGCGGTCAACACTCACGCAGTGGTGCCACACGTCAAGGAGATCCTGTGCAAAATGCTACCATTGCTTCCACTTGTCAAACCAGATGGAGTAAAACAAGCGTTTGCTTATGGTATGTCACAATAATGGATGCTACTTCTGTTGTACACTAATTTTTAGACGTCCCTAAACAGggtagcccgctaacatcttgactgcatcataacttaccatgaGGTGTTAAGTTATGCTCCAGTCAAGGTGATTGACAAGTCTAAAATGACCATCTTTCAGAATAATCCCTGTGGAAAAGGACCTTTCGAGCTATCAATTTAGTTTCGTTTAGAAATCTTTATACAACAGAATCAACACTATTGcttatttaacttattattcTTCACACTTGGTCTTATCgcaaatatatagatactggccaaatacattttttctcgTTTCTTTTGCCTGTACAAATATGGAAAGATAACTTCTCggcattgttttgtttttagaatTCAGTGGTAATTTGATCTTACTTAATCATAAACAAACTTGATGACCACCCTTTTCCAAAcaaggatattcataaatagagagaaaaaaactatttttaaaacttatctaCCAAAGTCAGAAAAATCActgtaatttaaacattttcataaaaataatctatttttcTTTTCAGCATTTGGTCATTTCGCAGTCGCAGTATCTGAACAAATAGGCGACAACGTTGAAAATGATAACATAACGTCAATTAAGGAAAATTTTGTAACGGAATTTTCAATAGTCTTCGACGTGCTATACAACCAATGGCTACCCTCGCATGAAGCTAAAGTATCAGAATCAGTACTTGAAGCGTTAGGTCCTATTACCAGACTTATACCAGAAAGACAATTTAACGAGACAGTAAATAAGTTTGTATTATCACTACTATCATTATATCGCAAGCCAATAATAAATTTCTACTGCATTAGTCAGTGCATATCCTACCTTCTGTCACCTTCGCCTCTAAATCCGAAGCTTACACTAAACGAAAGTGTCATAAATGCAATCAATAGTGTAATGTTTAATCTAGTTCTTTTGGAGCCAGATTACGACCAACCGCACACTGTTAAAAATCATTTTGAGGTTCTACGATGTTTTGACCATATGGCAGGACAGTTCCCAGATCAAACAGTTGAGAATTTGCTACACCACTGCAAAAACAATCAAGAGAAAGAAAGAATGAAGGCTGTAATAATCTTGACCCATTTAACAACATCATCTCAGAcgtttattgaaaattttgctCCAAAATTCGTATCCATTTTGAAGGTAATGACAACAATGGAGCAAGGTATCAAAATGAAAAAGCTCCTAGTTAAAGCTATAGTCGGCCTTGTTTATAGAAATTGTATTATGGCTCCAGAAGATTTTTCCATGGTggagtttataataaaacattgcagTTACGAAGGACCGCCGAATGTATCTAAAGCCGAAATCATGGACTTGCACGACACTTGTAAAAGTTCACTTATTCTGATGTGCAATACAGTTACAAGTGTACGGACTCAATTAAGGAACTTGTTACTAACTGCTCTAACTGTAGATGACTTCACTAATTCCATGTCCACAGTGTGTCACTGTTTAACTtctttattgcaaaataattCAGATGTTATCGCCGATGAACAGTCTGATAAGGCAAATGACTTCCAATGCTCGCCAGATTTAGTTTTCATCCGATGTTTAACCTATATAGTCGATCCCGACCAGCCTGATATCAACAAAAATTTGCTCATATTTCTGGAAGAATTTTCTGGTGATGTGCATaagaatttgaaaaattcttggACCATAGAAATTCAGAGATTGTTGAAATTCGTAGAGAAGAATGAATCGAAAGAGCAGTGGCATGGAATGCTTTTGGATCTTTTAGTTTCCGCTGTAGAACAGGTCAACAGCAATAAATGGGTGGAAACGATATCAACATTGATATCTCAACAAGTTCTCACCAAAAAACAGCCACCTATGATAAAAGGAGTATCTTTGCAATATTTAGCAATTCTGTCCTGCCACATGACTAATGCAGCAATCATTGAATCCGTTCTCAAGATTATATTATTCGCTCTCAAATCAATTCCAATGGAAAGTGTCGATTATGTTAGTAAAGCTGTAGGTATTGCATCGAGAGAGCATGGCGAATTTGTCTTGAATGAGATCGATGCAACTTATAAAGAAAATGAAGGAAGACGTGGAAATAAGTTGCTTAACTTTTTATCATCTAGATCATCAAAAACAGAAGCCGAATTGGGTGTTGTTAAGTACGCAGTTATAACCTGTTATGGAAAAGTAGCACGTGACTGTCTTGATGTACACGTTCTTGCTAGATTAGGAGACAATGTTACATCGATTCTTTTCGAAATACTGAAAACAAATCCACCTTTTGACTTGTGCAAGGCTAGCGTCACAACACTTTACGAGATTGGTAAAGCGTTATACCCAGCTTCGCATCACAATGTGACTTTGAGAAACCGTTGGCAATTACTGAATGCAGTTTTAGAacagatatataataataaccttgAAAAACGCAATGTTGAATTGTATCCAATTATAGTTAAAGCTTCAAAAGCATTAACGAAACTACAAAAGGGGATATTGCCTGAAGAAAGAAATACGATATTAAGAGTTCTGTTTAATAGTATATTCGGTGAACTTTCATCTTTCAAAAGAAAATACGAAATCGAGCGAAATGAATATAAGAACGATTTACTAGCTAAGACACTAAATGACTCTTTGAGCCTCTTGCACGAATTAATAAGGGAGTTAATTATCCAATCGACCTGTTTAAGTACGATAGACGATATAGTGACTTTGTTATTCGAATGGATTCGTCACGAGAACGACGAGATTCGGACAGCTGCCATGTTAATCGTGCAAGTGGTATTTGACGCTTATATGAAGaatgtgaaattaaattacgaAACACCAAGTAAATTTGGTCAAATGGGATATCTGCTTGGAGTTTTCGCCCCTGGAGTTGCTGATACAAACTTTCCTGTACGATTAAGCACTGTCGATTGTATCAAACTGATTATTCAAATACAAGACTTGTACGAAGGTCATACTATAGAACCTGATGATGAATGTATGGCAAATCTATCCCATTTGCAGAACAATATACTAACCAATGATTTGAACATGATAAGTGATTATTGTACGAAATTGTGTGATACAATTTCGCCGAAAATACCTCATTTGCACACTATGCAGTTTATCGAAAGTTTGTTACAAGGTTATGACAACCAGGAATTCAGAAGTGTTGGGATCAGTTCGCTTCTAGATGCCTTCATCGTAAAGAAAGGGCAGGATCTGTTTCAGAGTATAGAGAGAATTGTGGAAGTGTTGTTGCTGACGATGGATGAAGTTAATGATGAAGCTCGTGTTCGGCTCATGAGGCCTCTGACGTCACTCACGAGGCATCACTCTAATGCTGTCACTGCTGTTTTATTAGCGCAGAAGATTCCTTTGAGGCCGTAAGTATACATATTACATAGGGTCACATTGGttccaattctgttgtacataaatcttcaacctaaactaaattggcacgTCCACGAATAGCACTATCCTTTTCTATCGGCAACATTTTGAAAGTGATAGCGCTACTTATCAAACTGTCtttttagtttagagatttgtgtacacgAAAGTGGGCACctacttaaattgttttaagtgTAAAGTTCTCCTCTAAATTAGATACTgcagaaaaattacaaaaataatttatcaattccactaatattttttaccacgaacaactgttttttttttaattaacaataattgacggacttaGGGAGATCTGATGGTCCAGTACTCAATGCCAAACCGAACAGTATGTTCCTGCGGCCGGTGGACAAGCGAGAGGTGTACCTAATCATACGGAacctaaaaaactaaaaaagctACGGCATAGACGAGCTTCCAACCttgctattaaaaaaatgcagcGACGAACTATCTTTACCCCTGACAAAACTAATTAACCAATCATTTTCTGAAGGCGAATTTCCAGTCCTTcttaaaatatcattaattaaacctattcataaaaaaaatacaaaaaccgaCCCAAGCAACTATCGACCAATCGCACTATTACCTTCAGTATTCAAAGTATTTGAGAAAGCTATGTATAATCGACTACGACCTTTgtgaaaaatataacatatttgacGACTGCCAAAACGGATTTAGGAAAAACAGATCAACTACACTCTCTACGTACAAGTACATCAACCAAATACTTAACACACTAAATAACAAAGAATACGCGATAGGTATATTGCTAGACATGACTAAGGCGTACGATAAAGTACAATacaatatacttttaaataaattatacgatCTAGGTATTCGTGGATCTGCACATAAATGGCGTAAATCGTATTTGTGCAACCGAAAACAATACATAGAAATTACACATTATGACTTCAAATCAGgtgaagtaaaaaatattatatctgaaGTAGAATATATAAACAACTCAATCCCACAGGGAAGTGTACTCGGATGCCTCCTATCCCTACTGTACATCAATGATCTCCCGAAGATCCTACAGGACCCATGGGTATTGTTTGCCGATGACATATCAATACAAACCACATGCAAAAACATCGAGGGCTTAGagtctaaattatttaatattttaaataatttttacagtTGGCTAAGAGaccataacttagaaataaaatttcataaaactaaaataatgcaATTCAGACCATATCAAAAAGCAGCCTTAACTATAAACTTCTGATACAATGATATTGTCCTAGAATGTGTCGACTCATTCACCCTTCTCGGTATTGACATAGATTGTAATACAAATTGGAAACatcatatacaaaaaaataaaactaaactgtCTCGATTCACATACGCATTGAGAGAGCTAAAAAAATCAACGAACACAGAAGCGACACTGTTAGCCTACTTCGCGTATGCAAATGCCTGGCTAAGCTACGATATCCTATTATGGGGAAATAGTACAGAGGTACATCAACTTTTtgtactacaaaaaaaatacgttcgtattataaaaaatattaaaacaccaTGTGCAccaaaatttacaacaaaatcccggaacatataaaagaaaaagagagtataaacttatttacaaagtccttaaaacattacttgctggagaaagcttattataaaataaatgacttcctgaatgagaatatttaatattgacaataataagtccgcctctcaatctggttacagcgccctcacagggttccatttcaaatgtcaACATTAGATTCGACATTCTTTTTgcaaaatagaataattatgtaatctatatgacattgtaatggacttgtaattgaataaataaataaaaaaaaaaaattataaatcatcgcctataaatagccAAAATTCGCGGGGCAAGGAACACAAAGTGTCGCGCTGTGTCGTTAAATCATACGACACAGAGCTTAAATTCTTGGCCTCCAAATTATCGAAATTTTGCACAAGAGTTCataaaacataagaataaataaagatcGATACAAAGTAGATCGTAACTGTAATGttttctactagatggcgctacagtcgctataagactgatgtaaaaggtaTATATTGATTGTGGCAActggcatcgacggtaggagagccgtagcttaattggttaaagcgcaGAGGCCGCTGGTTCCGAATAtttgatatgcattttaaaataaataaaattgataattcctccaagtatacgtaaaaaaactaataaaatttaaaaaaatatataaaacagttACGAGTAAAGAGATGATTTTTCTGAAATCCGTGCCTAAACGCAGTGAAATAGGAGCATTTCATATCCTATTTACGCCCCAATTAAGCGTTAAATCTCGCGCTACAAGGAGTGATCACTTACTCCATCATTTCAGATGTGTCTTAGCCAGTTGGCGATACTTAGCTCGTGATGAGAGCCTTTCATCGGCTATACTCGATAACTTCCTACGACTGATGACATCCATTGAATTATACGAGGACCCGTACCACATCACGGAAAACCACATAGCGGCGTTACAGCCTTTAACTGTaagttattcaatttaaaacttcttctaagtaatattgATTTTGCACTATATGGAAGATAAGGTATtgggcaaataactttttatctcgtgtaataactttaacaacaaatatagtgagacggacatttttcaggtcaaaattggcactttcaggaaaatatttggaaaaataagtattatgagctctttaaatattttgtttttttttaatttcttatcttCGTACTAATTCGTGGAATCTTCatctgtttataatataaaataatacggcataactcttatgtgtaatagtactgtttgttttccttaaatagttactaaataaataaatgcacacATTCTCCAAATTTTGGAAGCAGGACAAATTTTCTTGCAATGAGATTCGGCCGTAGACAAAGTTTAGCAGAGCAACTCGTATAGTTTAGATTTATTGATAAGTTGAACTGTTATGTTACTTACTTATGATATCTTAGGGTATGAATTTTTAGGTAAACCTATAAGCAAAGTTGCAATTTCCTTTACACACATTTAAGTGTAATCGGGTCGTCACTAACTTAAGTAAATTCTTATACTCGAACGATCATAATTAAGAAACGTTTTGACCCTTTTAACGATATTATACGTTAAGAGTTTTCATTATTTCAACCTagcgatttaaaaatatatcaaactaATGTGTTTTGATATACCATGGTTTTGagtctcgtagctttagttttaagatggCATATGTACAATGGCATATGTGTTTTAACCCAAATTTCTCAATCATCAAGAGCCTATAGCGATCTGCTGGACTGAAGACCTATCCCCGTGGGGCCGTTTGGCGGTGGGCAGACGGGTAAatgatcgcaatagatggtagtatTAGCACCGATGAACACTGCTGCCCGTCTTCCGTTCtactcccttagtcgcctcgtacgacacccgtagaaagaggaggggtggtgacaactgtattctgattagccgtttatcttttataattattaattgatggaTCACCAttggtggaaaaccatcgcttataaacaaagCATCGCTTCCGAGGTAATGCAAGAAACACTGTGAAGTGTTTCCCTGTGTCAACCTGAGGTGCTAAGCCTCACGTGcttgtaactacaccggcaaccacggccttcagaacggaacacagaATTGCGACAGTGCTTCTtattggcagaaataagcatgtggTAGGACTTCTCCGGGCGAGCTCTGTCCCAAAAATcggccttcagaccggaacacagaattgcGACAGTGCTTCTtattggcagaaataagcatgtggTAGGACTTCTCCGGGCGAGCTCTGTCCCAAAAATcggccttcagaccggaacacagaattgcGACAGTGCTTCTtattggcagaaataagcatgtggTAGGACTTCTCCGGGCGAGCTCTGTCCCAAAAATcggccttcagaccggaacacagaattgcGACAGTGCTTCTtattggcagaaataagcatgtggTAGGACTTCTCCGGGCGAGCTCTGTCCCAAAAATCTCTACAACTACTTAGATAAGGCGCTTCATAGATTTCTTGATTTGGCCTTGAATTTTGATGTGCAAAATTTTTGACTCTCACAGCTAATCAGTGCATTAGGAGAAATGCTGCAAGAGGAAACGATGCGAACAATATGTCTGGCCAAGTTCGCGGATCTATTCGCTGTACTATACACGACTGTCGCGTGCTACATAGAAGCCGAGGCTCCGGCTTACTCCGTGCCCTCGAACAAGGGGCAGGAGAGATTCGGCTTCATTCCTAACCGCGAGGCGTTTAAATTGTCGCCGGCGAAAATAACTATTAACACTTTCAATTCGTTTTTGGAAAGGGCTGATTGTTACaaggtaatataaaataaaaataagaaaactaaacagctatttattctactaccataatttatatattttaagattagTTTTGttgctattttatattattaccgtAATTTTAAtactcaatttatttttatacataataaatactcaattacaatagataaaataataca
This Pararge aegeria chromosome 3, ilParAegt1.1, whole genome shotgun sequence DNA region includes the following protein-coding sequences:
- the LOC120635836 gene encoding maestro heat-like repeat-containing protein family member 1; protein product: MSSVKSDCLKDTVTVLINAIGDSDNTVNNVVIKSLTKIANVHPNEVIEIFCEFYRNTVKSNVTQLGNIVKVLEQTCVNQVKKLDQKVAGELVNAMLRAMTENPSYEPIVQMGASAVLVAISHEYLDLVLRSLINQMTPASLPHYTIAHTLGTLSAVNTHAVVPHVKEILCKMLPLLPLVKPDGVKQAFAYAFGHFAVAVSEQIGDNVENDNITSIKENFVTEFSIVFDVLYNQWLPSHEAKVSESVLEALGPITRLIPERQFNETVNKFVLSLLSLYRKPIINFYCISQCISYLLSPSPLNPKLTLNESVINAINSVMFNLVLLEPDYDQPHTVKNHFEVLRCFDHMAGQFPDQTVENLLHHCKNNQEKERMKAVIILTHLTTSSQTFIENFAPKFVSILKVMTTMEQGIKMKKLLVKAIVGLVYRNCIMAPEDFSMVEFIIKHCSYEGPPNVSKAEIMDLHDTCKSSLILMCNTVTSVRTQLRNLLLTALTVDDFTNSMSTVCHCLTSLLQNNSDVIADEQSDKANDFQCSPDLVFIRCLTYIVDPDQPDINKNLLIFLEEFSGDVHKNLKNSWTIEIQRLLKFVEKNESKEQWHGMLLDLLVSAVEQVNSNKWVETISTLISQQVLTKKQPPMIKGVSLQYLAILSCHMTNAAIIESVLKIILFALKSIPMESVDYVSKAVGIASREHGEFVLNEIDATYKENEGRRGNKLLNFLSSRSSKTEAELGVVKYAVITCYGKVARDCLDVHVLARLGDNVTSILFEILKTNPPFDLCKASVTTLYEIGKALYPASHHNVTLRNRWQLLNAVLEQIYNNNLEKRNVELYPIIVKASKALTKLQKGILPEERNTILRVLFNSIFGELSSFKRKYEIERNEYKNDLLAKTLNDSLSLLHELIRELIIQSTCLSTIDDIVTLLFEWIRHENDEIRTAAMLIVQVVFDAYMKNVKLNYETPSKFGQMGYLLGVFAPGVADTNFPVRLSTVDCIKLIIQIQDLYEGHTIEPDDECMANLSHLQNNILTNDLNMISDYCTKLCDTISPKIPHLHTMQFIESLLQGYDNQEFRSVGISSLLDAFIVKKGQDLFQSIERIVEVLLLTMDEVNDEARVRLMRPLTSLTRHHSNAVTAVLLAQKIPLRPCVLASWRYLARDESLSSAILDNFLRLMTSIELYEDPYHITENHIAALQPLTLISALGEMLQEETMRTICLAKFADLFAVLYTTVACYIEAEAPAYSVPSNKGQERFGFIPNREAFKLSPAKITINTFNSFLERADCYKVKEACSLCLTIEHGDCSATLLELAPILGGALSRSCPGQLAKLVGRLGQYSRSALPPQRCASLALLADLLNYRCNDNPVLVESVLATLNTGWKDEDPRVRAACLRGAANVGQLKDQHRAQALPAALAALSQGIDAQKTQSPIDNVPLAAIHGLSRLLTETDKIDKEFDRELVSISQKIRPFMNTDCALLRENSIRLFGIIVGMVKSDALVEQAVGSLPCFLLHLCDNSSAVVRASKFTLRRVFKTFNVKKSNDFVQTHLVDEGRLYLDEFLWALIRQLADEMPSCVVKCLHSAVNYLHCARDEIKPHAALLLGVLYSELYRIREKYPEDTELDPDITRSARTRLLTLIKEPSAQVRQNAAMALANICLVSAMDG